From a single Adhaeribacter swui genomic region:
- a CDS encoding MEKHLA domain-containing protein, giving the protein MDLSSSFIVQHSLLLAESFRKVTGQFLLPGDLSPEALAQNLYQAPFVLLSHGTQADPVFNYANQTAQNLWEMPWSDFTQLPSRLSAEPIAVAERQAMLEEAKQKGFISNYNGVRISSTGKRFIIKNAILWNIHDAAGTYQGQAATFKEWEFLEKN; this is encoded by the coding sequence ATGGATTTATCATCGTCTTTTATTGTCCAGCACAGTTTGTTGTTAGCGGAATCGTTCCGGAAAGTAACCGGTCAGTTCTTGCTCCCCGGTGATTTATCGCCGGAAGCTTTAGCGCAAAATCTGTATCAAGCGCCGTTTGTGTTGCTCTCGCACGGTACCCAGGCTGATCCCGTTTTTAATTACGCCAACCAAACGGCCCAAAACCTATGGGAAATGCCCTGGTCCGATTTTACGCAATTACCTTCCCGACTTTCCGCTGAACCTATAGCTGTAGCCGAAAGACAAGCCATGTTGGAAGAAGCCAAACAAAAAGGATTTATCTCGAACTACAATGGCGTGCGTATTTCGAGTACCGGTAAACGATTTATTATTAAAAATGCGATTCTCTGGAACATCCACGATGCAGCCGGAACGTACCAGGGGCAAGCCGCTACTTTTAAAGAATGGGAGTTTTTGGAGAAGAATTGA
- a CDS encoding glucuronyl esterase domain-containing protein yields MRKSAVIFVIGVFSFAGLSFTTQAQEPEKFNYDESQVGTYILPPLLQTPDGKKITSSTQWNTQQRPALLKLFADNVYGRLPGKPTGMHYKVISEDKSALGGKAILKQVTIYFTPADTGASMDVLLYLPKQAKGPVPVFAGLNFKGNHTVHPDPQIKITSRWVANDKNAGITGNRANKQTRGLQASRWVVEEIIARGYGLATAYYGDLEPDHPEGYKTGIRTQLSKNLKIQPNEWGAIGAWAWGMSRMLDYLETEPAVNVKKVALQGHSRIGKAALWAGANDTRFAMVISNESGEGGAALARRWYGETVARLNEAFPHWFSPNYKKFDNKPNQMPVDQHQLLALVAPRPLYVASAQEDQWSDPKGEFLSAQATNPVYALFGKSGITAAEMPGLNQPVGETVRYHNRSGKHDVTLYDWQQYLDFADKHFRQTQ; encoded by the coding sequence ATGAGAAAATCAGCAGTCATTTTTGTAATAGGCGTATTTAGCTTTGCAGGTTTATCTTTTACCACCCAGGCGCAGGAACCCGAAAAATTTAACTACGACGAATCGCAGGTAGGCACCTATATCCTGCCGCCCTTATTGCAAACCCCAGATGGTAAAAAAATAACATCATCTACCCAATGGAACACGCAACAACGGCCAGCGTTATTAAAATTGTTTGCCGATAATGTATACGGCCGGTTGCCGGGCAAACCCACCGGCATGCATTATAAAGTAATTTCCGAAGATAAATCAGCCCTGGGCGGTAAAGCCATTCTGAAACAAGTTACCATCTACTTTACACCGGCCGACACCGGGGCCAGCATGGATGTTTTGCTATACCTTCCCAAACAAGCCAAAGGTCCGGTGCCGGTTTTTGCAGGTCTAAATTTTAAAGGCAACCACACCGTGCATCCTGATCCGCAAATTAAAATTACTTCGCGCTGGGTAGCCAATGATAAAAATGCCGGCATAACAGGGAACCGGGCCAACAAACAAACGCGGGGTTTGCAAGCCAGCCGCTGGGTAGTGGAAGAAATTATCGCGCGTGGTTACGGTTTAGCCACGGCTTATTACGGCGACCTGGAACCCGATCATCCGGAAGGGTACAAAACCGGCATCCGGACGCAGCTTAGTAAAAATTTAAAAATTCAGCCAAACGAGTGGGGAGCTATTGGAGCCTGGGCATGGGGCATGAGCCGCATGCTGGATTATCTGGAAACCGAACCCGCGGTTAACGTTAAAAAAGTAGCCTTACAAGGCCATTCGCGAATTGGCAAAGCCGCTTTATGGGCGGGAGCAAACGATACCCGTTTTGCGATGGTTATTTCTAATGAATCCGGCGAAGGGGGAGCCGCTTTAGCCCGGCGATGGTACGGTGAAACTGTAGCCCGCTTAAATGAAGCTTTTCCGCATTGGTTTAGCCCCAATTACAAGAAATTTGATAATAAGCCCAACCAAATGCCCGTAGATCAGCATCAGTTACTAGCCCTGGTGGCGCCCCGGCCCTTGTACGTGGCCAGCGCCCAGGAAGACCAATGGTCTGACCCGAAAGGAGAATTTTTAAGCGCCCAGGCCACTAATCCTGTTTATGCTTTATTTGGCAAATCCGGGATTACTGCCGCTGAAATGCCCGGCCTGAACCAGCCGGTAGGTGAAACGGTTCGTTACCATAACCGCAGCGGCAAACACGATGTAACGCTCTACGATTGGCAGCAATACCTCGACTTTGCGGATAAACACTTCCGTCAGACGCAGTAA
- the ggt gene encoding gamma-glutamyltransferase: MVVSAHPEASRVGADILKAGGNAVDAAIGVQFALAVVLPAAGNIGGGGFMVIRQQDGATNTLDYREKAPGQAHRDMYLDAQGNVVPNLSIQGHLAAGVPGTVDGMVQAHQKYGSLPWAKLVQPAVDLATKGFAITEKEANGLNNNQANFLKFNNSSCAFIRQNPWKNGDLLVQTDLGQTLARIRDNGRAGFYEGETARLIVAEMQQGKGLITQEDLQNYNSKWRDPVFGSYKGYRVISMPPPSSGGIALMQLLRLVEPYNLRKYGWNSVKSVHLLTEAERRVYADRSEYLGDPDFFKVPAKALLDTVYLASRMQDFNAKQATPSASIKPGNLTPYEHEETTHYSVVDKAGNAVSVTTTLNGGYGSHVVVDGAGFLLNNEMDDFSAKPGVPNMFGLVGTSANAIAPGKRMLSSMTPTILERDGKLFMVVGTPGGSTIITSVFQTILNVLDHDMSMQEAVNAKRVHSQWLPDEIRYEDDALSATEIKKLKKMGHTLKDTRAIGRVDAILVLPDGKLEGGADPRGDDTATGY; the protein is encoded by the coding sequence ATGGTGGTTAGTGCGCACCCCGAAGCCAGCCGGGTAGGAGCCGATATTTTAAAAGCAGGCGGCAATGCCGTGGATGCCGCAATTGGGGTGCAGTTTGCTTTGGCGGTGGTACTGCCCGCAGCCGGTAATATTGGCGGGGGTGGCTTTATGGTGATCCGGCAGCAAGATGGCGCCACCAATACCCTGGATTATCGCGAAAAAGCGCCCGGCCAGGCGCACCGCGACATGTACCTGGACGCGCAAGGCAACGTAGTTCCCAACTTAAGTATTCAGGGACATTTGGCGGCTGGTGTTCCGGGCACGGTAGATGGCATGGTGCAGGCGCATCAGAAATACGGTTCGTTGCCTTGGGCCAAATTGGTACAACCAGCCGTAGATTTAGCCACCAAAGGCTTTGCCATTACCGAAAAAGAAGCGAATGGTTTAAACAACAATCAGGCGAATTTTTTAAAATTTAATAATTCTAGCTGCGCGTTTATCCGGCAAAATCCCTGGAAAAATGGCGATTTGCTGGTACAAACAGATTTAGGCCAAACCTTGGCGCGCATTCGCGATAATGGCCGGGCCGGCTTTTACGAAGGCGAAACGGCCCGTTTAATCGTAGCCGAAATGCAGCAAGGCAAAGGCTTAATTACCCAGGAAGATTTACAAAATTATAACTCCAAATGGCGCGATCCGGTGTTTGGTTCTTACAAAGGTTACCGCGTTATTTCCATGCCCCCGCCATCCAGCGGCGGCATCGCGCTGATGCAACTCTTACGCTTAGTAGAACCTTATAATCTCCGGAAGTATGGTTGGAACTCTGTAAAGTCGGTGCATTTATTAACCGAGGCCGAGCGCCGCGTATACGCCGACCGCTCGGAATACCTGGGCGATCCTGATTTTTTTAAGGTACCCGCCAAAGCTTTGCTCGATACCGTTTACCTGGCTTCGCGCATGCAAGATTTCAATGCCAAACAAGCTACTCCAAGTGCCAGTATAAAACCCGGCAACTTAACCCCCTACGAACACGAAGAAACCACCCATTATTCGGTGGTTGATAAAGCCGGCAATGCGGTATCGGTAACTACTACCTTAAACGGGGGCTATGGCAGCCACGTGGTGGTAGATGGCGCCGGTTTTTTATTAAATAACGAGATGGATGATTTTAGTGCCAAGCCGGGCGTGCCCAACATGTTTGGTTTGGTCGGAACTTCTGCCAATGCCATTGCCCCGGGTAAACGCATGCTCAGCTCCATGACACCCACCATTCTGGAGCGCGACGGAAAATTATTCATGGTCGTGGGCACACCGGGCGGTTCTACTATTATTACTTCGGTATTTCAGACTATCTTAAACGTGCTGGATCACGACATGAGCATGCAGGAAGCCGTAAATGCCAAACGAGTACACTCGCAGTGGTTGCCCGACGAAATCCGGTACGAAGACGATGCTTTGAGCGCGACAGAAATTAAAAAACTTAAAAAAATGGGGCACACTTTAAAAGATACCCGCGCCATTGGCCGGGTAGACGCTATTCTGGTGTTACCTGATGGCAAACTGGAAGGTGGCGCCGATCCCCGCGGCGATGATACCGCTACTGGGTATTAG
- the pbpC gene encoding penicillin-binding protein 1C produces the protein MWRTLAHFKSLHYSRFTNLLKNAGWWKWGVGVGLGLLSTLIFLNFLFPLQVKISYSPVITASDSSVVHAFLSPDDKWRMQLQTSEINPLLKKAILLKEDRYFYYHLGVNPVALGRAFVNNLISGKTTSGASTITMQVARLLYPKERTVANKIKELFRAGQLEWYFSKDEILTLYLNLVPFGGNIEGVKAASVLYFQQAPSQLSLAQAVTLTVIPNKPSSLRIGAKNDRIVGFRNKWLRYFAEEAAFPAKEITDALNEPLVAVRSEAPQIAPHLAYRLWRQFPQQAIIQTNLNRVIQDKVAQLAYNYLGTLRAKNIRNASVLVINNQTKAVEAYLGSADFSDQQHGGQVDGIRANRSPGSTLKPLLYALAFDKGLLTPRTVISDVPVDYAGYRPENYFGNYNGNITVEYALATSLNIPAVKILDQLGVPVFVNKLKQAQFTQIKKTGDQLGLSVILGGCDVKLEELTALYAAFASGGKYAPLRWQKQDSLKYQQQLVSPAATYMVNQILTQLQRPDLPHNFQNSGHLPKIAWKTGTSYGRKDAWSIGYNKKYTVGVWVGNFSGEGVPELNGTDTATPLLFDIFNTIDYNSANEWFAPPSGLAQRSVCTVTGQPANTFCQNRVLDAYLPGVSPVVKCTHLKPVNVSLNQQFSYCTTCLPESGYQEKWYPNYSPEILTFYEAEHIPYEKIPAHNPQCPRIFQEFAPIITAPASNMEYLMERAEKQKLMLHCNAHNEVKQVYWYINDQLLQATPVNQNLFFTPKKEGKYKISCLDDQGRNTDSFITVRFLD, from the coding sequence ATGTGGCGAACCTTAGCCCATTTTAAGTCCTTGCATTATTCCCGCTTTACCAATTTGCTTAAAAATGCGGGTTGGTGGAAGTGGGGTGTGGGAGTTGGTTTAGGTTTACTTAGTACTCTCATTTTTTTAAATTTTTTATTTCCGCTCCAAGTAAAAATTTCTTATTCGCCGGTAATTACGGCCAGCGACAGCAGTGTGGTGCACGCTTTTTTGAGTCCGGATGATAAGTGGCGCATGCAGTTGCAAACTTCCGAGATTAATCCTTTACTCAAAAAGGCCATTCTGCTGAAAGAAGACCGGTATTTTTATTATCACTTGGGCGTGAACCCCGTGGCGCTTGGCCGGGCTTTCGTGAATAACCTGATCTCGGGCAAAACTACTTCGGGGGCTTCTACAATTACCATGCAGGTGGCGCGGCTGCTTTACCCCAAAGAAAGAACTGTAGCGAACAAAATAAAAGAACTATTCCGGGCCGGGCAACTGGAGTGGTACTTCAGCAAAGACGAAATTTTAACTTTATACTTAAACCTGGTGCCCTTTGGCGGCAACATTGAGGGCGTAAAAGCAGCTTCGGTTTTGTATTTTCAGCAAGCACCCAGCCAGTTAAGTTTGGCTCAGGCTGTAACGTTAACGGTAATTCCCAATAAACCTTCTTCGTTACGCATTGGCGCGAAAAACGACCGTATTGTGGGTTTCCGGAACAAGTGGCTCAGGTATTTTGCCGAAGAAGCTGCTTTCCCGGCGAAAGAAATTACGGATGCGCTCAACGAACCGCTGGTAGCCGTTCGGAGCGAGGCTCCGCAAATTGCACCGCATTTAGCGTACCGGCTTTGGCGACAATTTCCGCAGCAGGCTATTATTCAAACTAACTTAAACCGGGTTATTCAGGATAAAGTGGCGCAACTGGCTTATAACTACCTGGGTACTTTGCGGGCCAAAAATATCCGGAATGCTTCGGTGCTGGTCATCAATAACCAAACTAAAGCTGTGGAAGCGTATTTAGGCTCCGCCGATTTCTCCGACCAGCAACACGGCGGACAAGTTGATGGTATCCGGGCTAACCGCTCCCCGGGCAGTACTTTAAAGCCGCTTTTATATGCCTTGGCTTTCGATAAAGGTTTACTAACACCCCGTACCGTAATCAGCGATGTGCCCGTAGATTACGCGGGTTACCGGCCCGAAAACTACTTTGGCAATTACAACGGTAACATTACGGTGGAATACGCTTTGGCTACGTCTTTAAACATTCCGGCCGTAAAAATTTTGGATCAACTAGGCGTGCCGGTTTTTGTAAATAAACTAAAGCAAGCACAATTTACGCAGATTAAAAAAACGGGCGATCAATTAGGTTTATCGGTGATACTGGGTGGTTGCGACGTAAAACTCGAAGAATTAACGGCCTTGTACGCGGCCTTTGCCAGTGGCGGAAAATACGCACCTTTGCGGTGGCAAAAACAAGATTCGTTAAAATACCAGCAGCAACTCGTTTCGCCGGCGGCCACTTATATGGTAAACCAGATTTTAACGCAACTGCAGCGCCCCGACTTACCGCATAATTTCCAGAATAGCGGCCATTTACCCAAAATAGCCTGGAAAACCGGCACCTCGTACGGCCGCAAAGATGCCTGGAGTATCGGTTATAATAAAAAGTATACGGTAGGCGTATGGGTTGGTAATTTTTCGGGTGAGGGCGTGCCCGAACTCAACGGCACCGATACGGCTACGCCCTTACTGTTCGATATTTTTAACACCATTGATTATAACTCCGCCAACGAATGGTTTGCGCCGCCGTCAGGTTTGGCCCAACGCAGTGTGTGTACGGTTACCGGACAGCCCGCCAATACTTTTTGCCAGAACCGGGTGTTGGATGCTTATTTACCCGGTGTTTCACCGGTAGTTAAATGCACGCACTTGAAACCGGTAAACGTGTCATTAAATCAGCAGTTTTCTTATTGTACTACCTGTTTGCCCGAGAGCGGTTACCAGGAAAAATGGTACCCTAACTATTCGCCGGAAATTTTAACTTTTTACGAAGCCGAACACATCCCTTACGAGAAAATTCCGGCCCACAATCCGCAGTGCCCGCGCATTTTTCAGGAATTTGCACCCATTATTACCGCGCCGGCATCCAATATGGAGTATTTGATGGAACGCGCCGAAAAACAAAAATTAATGCTGCACTGCAATGCTCATAACGAAGTAAAACAAGTATACTGGTACATTAATGATCAGTTGTTGCAGGCCACACCGGTAAACCAAAATTTATTTTTTACCCCTAAAAAAGAAGGAAAGTACAAGATTTCGTGCCTCGACGACCAGGGGCGCAACACCGATAGTTTTATAACGGTGCGGTTTCTCGATTAA
- the proB gene encoding glutamate 5-kinase: MSLAYRRIIVKIGSNVLTQENGMPDVARMQHLVEQITQLKKQGKEVIVVSSGAVASGRSLISISEKADAVTSRQLLAAVGQVKLINTYSELFSQHELICAQVLVTKEDFRDRQHYLNLKNCFQVLLQNNVIPIVNENDVISVTELMFTDNDELAGLIASMLNADALIILSNVNGIYNGDPKNPDSEVITDVQPEATGFGAFVTTQRSQFGRGGMLTKSHMAHKVAQLGIAVHIANGKTENIIPKVLQQEVINTRFIPSKIKSGRKKWIAHSENYAKGAVQINAGAKTALTSPKATSLLPVGIVQIIGAFQKGDIIKILDENQKLIGQGIAEYSSDKAQERLGQKNQKPLVHYDYLYLNAEIG; this comes from the coding sequence ATGTCGCTCGCTTACCGTCGTATAATTGTTAAAATTGGTTCTAACGTACTAACCCAGGAAAATGGCATGCCCGATGTAGCCCGCATGCAGCATCTGGTGGAACAAATTACCCAACTCAAAAAACAAGGCAAAGAAGTAATTGTGGTTTCCTCCGGGGCAGTAGCTTCGGGTCGTAGCTTAATTAGCATTTCCGAAAAAGCTGATGCGGTAACCAGCCGGCAGTTGCTGGCCGCCGTAGGTCAGGTAAAACTTATCAATACGTATTCCGAGCTGTTCAGTCAGCACGAATTAATTTGCGCCCAGGTTTTGGTTACCAAAGAAGATTTCCGGGACCGTCAGCATTACTTAAATTTAAAAAATTGCTTCCAGGTTTTACTCCAGAACAACGTTATCCCGATTGTAAACGAGAACGACGTGATTTCGGTAACCGAGCTGATGTTTACCGACAACGACGAGCTGGCCGGCTTAATTGCTTCGATGCTAAACGCCGACGCCTTAATCATTCTGAGCAACGTAAACGGCATCTACAACGGCGACCCCAAAAACCCGGATTCTGAAGTTATTACGGATGTACAACCCGAGGCTACTGGTTTTGGGGCTTTTGTCACTACCCAGCGGTCGCAGTTTGGTCGGGGCGGCATGCTTACCAAGAGCCACATGGCCCACAAAGTAGCGCAGTTGGGCATTGCCGTACATATTGCCAACGGCAAAACCGAAAATATTATCCCGAAAGTATTACAACAGGAAGTAATAAACACTCGCTTTATTCCGAGCAAAATTAAATCGGGCCGCAAAAAATGGATTGCCCACTCCGAGAATTACGCCAAAGGTGCCGTGCAGATTAATGCCGGTGCTAAAACTGCCTTAACCTCCCCCAAAGCTACGAGTTTACTACCGGTGGGCATTGTGCAAATTATCGGCGCTTTCCAAAAAGGCGATATCATTAAAATTTTAGACGAAAATCAAAAACTAATCGGCCAGGGCATTGCCGAATACAGCTCCGACAAAGCCCAGGAACGCCTCGGCCAAAAAAATCAAAAACCTTTGGTACATTACGATTATTTATACTTAAACGCGGAAATTGGTTAA